Part of the Spiribacter salinus M19-40 genome, GTGATGTGCCGGTCGTCGGTGATGACCCAGCGAGCCGGGCGCAGCCCGTTGCGATCCAGTGCACAGGCGGCATGGCGGCCGTCAGTGAGCACGATGCCCGCAGGGCCATCCCAGGGCTCGATGTGCTGGGAGTGGAATTCATAGAACGCCCGCAGGTCGGCATCCATGGTTTCCACGTTCTGCCAGGCCGGCGGAATGAGCAGCCGCAGTGCTCGGAAGATGTCCATGCCGCCAGTGATGAGCACATCCAGCATGTTGTCGAGACTCGAAGAGTCGGAGCCGGTGAGATTAACCAACGGCTGAATGGCCTCGATGTCGGGCAGCAGTGGCGTATTGAAACGGTACGCCCGGGCCATGGCCCAGTTCCGATTGCCCTGGATCGTGTTGATCTCGCCGTTGTGCGCGAGATAGCGGAATGGCTGGGCCAGTCGCCACTGCGGCAGCGTGTTCGTGGAGAAGCGCTGATGGAAGACGGCAAGTGACGTCTCGAGCCGCTCGTCCTGCAGGTCCTGGTAGAACACCGGCAGGTTCTCCGGCATGACCAGCCCCTTGTAGGACAGGACACGGCTGGAGAGGCTCGGTATATAGAAGTCCTCGTCCACGCCCTCGCGGGCCTTTTCGGCCTGACGGCGCGCCATGAACAGGCGCCGCTCGAATTCCGCCTCTTCCATGTCGGCAGGCGCGTTGACAAAGACTTGTTCGATCGCGGGCAGCGTGGCCAGTGCCTGCGCGCCGCAGGCGCTGGTATCCACCGGCACAGCCCGCCACCCGGCAGCGGGCACTTCGTAGTGCGCCAGAGCCGCCTCAATCGCGCCCCGTGTGGCCTGCGCGGTTGCCTCGTCGTGGGCCAGGAAGACGCAGCCGGTCGCGAAGTGATCCGCGAGGGTGATGCCCTGCTCGGCGGCCGCTGCGCGCAGGAAATCGACGGGTGGTTTGATCAGCAATCCGCAGCCATCACCGCTCTTGCCGTCGGCGGCAACCGCACCCCGGTGCGTCAGCCGGGCGAGCGCCGAGATGGCCGTATCCAGCAGCCAGTGACTGGGTTGGCCGTCCATGTGCGCGATCAGGCCGAAGCCGCAGTTGTCACGCTCGAACTCGGGTCGGTAAAGCGTCGGACGGGTAAACGGTAGCTGCCTCACGCGAACGGCCTCTCTGGTTGGGTTCGGGGAGCGGGTCACGCCAGCCAGGCGCCGTCGAATCGACAGTGCCTTCTCTCCTGAACTGGTGCGGGAATCCCGGGGGTCAGGCCCTCGGTTGGCCCGCTCCCGTTTCATAGGGCAAATGGCCGACTAATATAGCGGCCATGGGTTTTTTCGGCAACTTCAGGTGAGGCGTTTCGGGCTGAGAAGGCGCTCGTGTTCATCCAGTGCGAAGCGATCCGTCATGCCGGCAATGTAATCGGCCACAACGCGGGCACGCCCCCGCAGCCCGCGCGCGGACTCGCGGGCCTCGGCGGCCTCCCGAAACTGCGGGGGAAGCAACTGGGTATCACTCATCAATGTTTCGAACAGGGCCTCGATGACGCGGGCGGCCTTGGTGGTCATGCGATGGACCCGGTAGTGCCGATACAGGCGCTCGTGGAGGTGTTGCTTCAGCGTCCAGTGCTGGGCATGCATTGCCTCGCTGAAACCGATCAGGGGGTGGCTCAATGCTCGAGCGGCGTCCGGATCTTCGGGGCTGGCCGCGTCAATGTTTGCCTGGCTGGTTTCGATCAGGTCATGGACCTGGTCAGCGATGAGGTCGCGCACGATGCGATAGACCAGGCGACGACCCCTCAGTCCAGGGTGGCTCGTGCTGGCGCGGTGATGCAGGCCGGCAATCCAGTCCAGCGCCAGCAGTTCGTCGAGGTCAAGCAACCCCGCGCGCAGTCCGTCGTCCACGTCGTGGCTGTTATAGGCAATTTCATCGGCGATATTGGTGAGCTGGGCCTCCAGTGAAGGCTGTGTACCGTCCAGGAAACGCCGCCCAACATCACCCAGGCGTTTGGCCTGCTCGGTCGGGCAGCGTTTCACCAGACCCTCGCGTGCTTCGAACGTCAGATTGAGCCCGTCAAAGTTCGGATAGCGTCCTTCCAACAGGTCAACGACACGCAGCGACTGGAGGTTGTGCTCAAAGCCACCATACGGGGTCATGCAGGCATCGAGGGCCTCCTGACCAGCGTGGCCAAATGGGGTATGGCCGAGATCGTGGGCAAGGGCAATCGCTTCGGTTAGATCTTCGTTCAGGCCCATTGCGCGGGCGAGGGTGCGGGCAACTTGTGCCACCTCCAGGCTGTGCGTCAGCCGGGTTCGAAACAAATCCCCCTCGTGGTTAACGAAAACTTGCGTTTTGTATTCGAGGCGCCGAAACGCGGCACTGTGGATGATCCGGTCGCGATCGCGCTGGAAATCGTTACGCAAATCGGACGCGTCTTCCGGCACGCGTCGGCCGCGCCCTTGTGAGGGGCGGGAAGCGAAGGGCGCCAGGCCCAATGGGTCGCCGCCGGCGCTAACCATGATCCGTGCTCGCCAGTGTGGCCTCTAGGGCAGCGGCAGGGTAATCCGCCGTGACAATGGCATCACCCAGGCCACGCAGAAGGACCAGACGCAGGGCGCCGCCGCGGTTTTTCTTGTCGCGTGCCATGAACTCGCGAAAGCGCGCTGACCCAATCCCGCCCGGGGCGCGCGTGGGCAGCCCCGTGCGCTCAACTAAGGTCTCGGCGCGCTGGCGCTCGTCTGGGCTGAGCCATCCGGCGCGCTCGGAGAGCGCAGCGGCCATGCACAGGCCAGCGCCAATCGCTTCGCCATGCAGCCACTCGCCATAGCCCAGCGCCGCCTCGATGGCATGGCCGAAGGTATGCCCCAGGTTGAGCAGGGCACGCTGGCCAGATTCCCGCTCATCGGCGGCGACAATGGCGGCCTTGTTCTGACACGCGCGCTCCACGACGAAACTCAGCGCTTCCGGGTCCCGGGCCATGACGGCCTCGAGATTGGCCTCCAGCCAGTCAAGGAATTCGCGATCGCCCAACAGGGCGTATTTGATGACCTCGGCCATGCCCGCTAGGAATTCACGATCCGGCAGCGTTTCAAGCACATCGAGGTCAGCGAGGACAGCCCGTGGTTGATGGAAGGCACCGATCATGTTCTTGCCGCGGGGGTGATTGACCCCGGTCTTGCCGCCGACGGATGAGTCCACCATGGCCAGCAACGTGGTCGGGATCTGGATGAAATCAACGCCGCGTTGGTAGGTTGCCGCGACAAATCCTGCCAGATCGCCAATCACACCCCCACCGAGGGCGACGACCTGGCAGTCCCGGTCAAAGCCATTGACCAGCATTTCATCGAACACCGGCAGCATCGACTCGAGGCGCTTTTCCTGTTCGCCATCGCGGAGCGTGACCGCTGCGAACTGGCGATCCTTCAGAGCCGCCTGGAGGTGTGCCAGATACAGTGGTGCGACGACTTCATTGCTGATCACAACGACCTGCCGCGCCTTAATGGCCGCCTGTAACCGAGCGGGTTGTGCGAGCAGGCCTCGACCGATGTCGATGGTGTACTGCCGCTCACCCAGCGCGACGGTGACCTGTCGGGTTGCCTCAGCCATTGTCTGTCAGTCCTGTGTCTTGCACGCGCTCGGCCAGAAGGCGCGCGAGTCGATCCGGGTTGCCATCTTCCGTGTCGATGGTGATGTCGGCAAGCGCTTCATAGATGGGCCCACGTTCGGTCAGAAGCGCCTCCAGGCGGCCCCGTGGGTCGTTACCCTGCAAGAGAGGGCGGTCACTCTGGCGTGTCCGGGCAAGCTGGGTATCCACCCGAGCGCGCAGATAGATCACCACACCGCGCGCGGACAGGTTGAGCTGACTGGTCTCATTGAGTACCGCGCCGCCGCCGGTGGCGAGACAAATGCGTGGCTGTTCGGTCAGCTCGGCCAGCAGATCGGCCTCACGGCGACGAAATCCCGCTTCGCCTTCGATGTCGAAAATACGCGGGATATCGACACCGGTCCGAGCTTCAAGCGCGGCATCCAAATCCACAAAGCTCAGGCCCAGTTGTTCTGCCAGGCGTCGGCCGATGGTGCTTTTCCCCGCGCCCATCGGCCCGATCAGGAAGATTCGATCCACATGACTCATGGGGATGATTCTACCGCGTTTGCCATCGCTGCCGGGTTCTCGAGAATGCGGGGTGTCACAAAGACCAGCAGCTCGCTGCGGTCGTCCACGCGCACGCGGCGCTGGAATAGCCCACCCACACCGGGCAGATCAGCGAGGATGGGTACCCGCCGCAGGCCCGTACGCCGGGTTTGTTCAAAAACGCCGCCGAGGACAACGGTCTCACCATCGGCGACCAAAACGTTGGTGCGCACCGACTGGGTATTGATCGCCGGGCCGTCGGGCGTCTCCTCACCGCGGCTATCCTGATTAACGGCGAGGGCGAGCTGGATGTGGTTATCCGGCGTGATCTGTGGTGTAACGACCAGGCCCAGCACCGCCTCGCGAAACGCGATGCTGGTCGCTCCGCTGGAGGTCGCCTGTTCAAACGGGATCTGGACACCCTGCTTGATTTCGGCGCGTTGATGGCTCGCGGTTACCACCCGCGGACTGGAGACAATTTCTCCCCGGTTCTCGCTCTCCATGGCGGAGAGCTCGAGTTGCAAGAGATAGCTGCCAACCTTGCCAATGGCGATACCGGCTGAGCCGGCGGCGTTGCCGGCAGGTAGATCCACCAGTAGGCCGTCGGCATCGCGCGTGCCACCCAGCTGGAAGGTGATGTCACCGAAACTTTTCTCGCGGCGGGCGCCGAAGCGCACGCCCAGTTCATCGCTGAAATCGTCGCTGGCAATCACGATTCGGGCCTCGATCAACACCTGACGGACTGGAATATCCAGGCGCTTGATCAGGGCCTGCGCCGCGGCAAGCTGTGCTGGACTGCCGGTGACCACCAGGGTGTTGGTTCGGGTGTCGACGCGGGCGCTCTCGGCGTCGATCAACGGGAGCAGGCTGTCGCCCTGCGCGTATTTCAGCGGAATAAAGCGGGTGAGGGCGTCGTTGCCCACAGGGGCTGGGGTGTCGGCCGCGCCGGTGTCTGGCGTGTTCTCCAGGGCCTCGATTTGCTCTAGGAGCTCCTCGAGTGCCATGTCACGGACATCAATGCGCATGGGCTCATCCGCCAGGGCAGTCGATACCCCGACAAGGCTCATCAGCACGAGCAGGTAGCCGGCCATCCGTTGGGTCAGCGATCTGGGCAGGGCCATGGGCATGCTCCTGAGGACTGGCGCTTCCTAAGCGGAAGGTTGATGGGTGAAGTGCCCGGTTCGGCGCCGGCTGAGCGAACCGCTGTGAGTCTCAGCGACGTCGCCCCGATCTGATCGACCTGCAGGCGTGGGGCATTCGGCGTTGTTGGCGTGATCCGGTCACCGGTCTGTAGCCGGTGGATCTGGCCATTGAGGTCGCGGATCAGTGCCCAGATGCGGCTGCCGTGAGTGATCCGGCCCAGATAATGCGGCCATGACGCCGCCTGGGGCGTGTTTTGGTCCTCAGCGCTCGCAAAGGGGTTTTGCGCAAGGGCGTCCGAGCGAGTGACTTTCTGCTGATCCGGCACCGGTGGTTGGATTAGTGAGGGCACTGTCGTGTCGATTGGTCGCCAGTGCGCGGCGAGGTCAGCGCGCAAGCGCACCCCTTCATGCACGTCCTGTTGATTGACGGGCTCTAGATCGAATCGCCTGAGAGTGATAAGGCGCGGTTGATGGGAGAGTTGCAGCAAAAAATCCACGATGCCGGCCCAGCTCCCCTGGAGCGTGGCGCTGATCGGTACGTACGGATCTTCAGCGTTTGTGACGGCGATGTTGGGCGCGAAGCGTTCGATGACGAGCTCCGCCTCACGGGCCTCTGTGGCGAGGGCGGCCAATGTTGCCGACGGGTCTGGCTCGCCGGGCAAAAAGACCGGGCTGTCGGCCAGACGTGCCTGCAGCTGCGCATAGGTCTCGTTCAGGGTTGGGCCGCTGGCGAGGCGGTCACGCTGAGCCTCCAGCGTTTCGGTGAGATCACGGGTCTGGAGGCGGGCATCGGCCAGAGTCGTGCGTGCGGGTTCGAATAGCCACCAGGATCCAGCCAGCAGCCCGGCGGCCAGTGCGCCCAGTCCACACAGCGCCATCGTGAGACGGCTTCGCGGGGGTTGCGGCTGTGTTATCGCCATTGTGCCTCAGCGACCAGTTCGAAATGCCGGCGTGTGGTGGAGCGGGCCGGTCCGCTATGGAGCGTTGTGATGCGGGCTGAGGTGAAGGTTTTCGATGCCGCGAGGGCCCTGGTGTAGGCGGTCAAGGCGTCCGATGATCCTGTCTTGCCGGCGATGGTGAGGCCCTTGTCGGTGCTGGAGAGACGATCCAGGCTAACGGGACCGGGTCGTGCTGAGAGCGCCGTTTCGATGGCGGAGAAGCGCGCGTGACGGGTGGCTTCCAGCGTTTCGATGGCAGCGAGATGGTCCTCAAGGGCGCTCACGGCGATCTCCAGCCGATCCAGCTCGACCAGCGCAGTGGCACCCGCGTCAATTTCCCTCGCCAGCGGGTTGTGTCGCGCACGCTCGGCATTGATCTGCCCCTCAAGGGCTCGGGTCGCCATGAACATCACGGCCAGGCCGATCCCAGCCAGTGTCCCCATCTGCATCAGAAAACGCCGCTTCAGTCGACGGTCCTGGCGCGCCCGCCAATCGAGCAGGTTAACGCCAGTGGGCATCGGGATCTCCGGCGTGGAGGGCAAGACCTGTCGCGGTGCTCAGCCGATTGCTGGCGCGATTCAATGCGGCGTGATCCACGTGTTGCGACGGCGTCACCCGAGTGAGTGGGTCGAGCATGGTAACGGCGAGCTTCAGGGAGTCGGTGAGGGTCTCGCACAGTGACGAGTGAGCCCGGCCCCCTGTGATGTGCAGGCCATCCAGCGGCCGCGCATCGTGGCTGCCTTGATAGACAGCAACGGCGCGTCTACAGGCGACGATCCACTGCTCGGCGTCGGTGATATCGTCGAATGCCTGCGATTGTCGATGAACGGGCTCCTCATCGGCGATTACACTAAAGCGTAAGGACTGCTGACCGGCATCGAGCAGGCCAATGGTTTGCGATGCCGGTGCCTGCGGTAGACGACGGTGAAGGCGTGCCAGTGCATGGTCTTCGATATCCACGAGCGTGCCGTGCAGGCCTGCCGCGCGCAGCAGGGCCAGGCGCTGATCGATGAGCTTCCGGCGTGTGGCCACCAGCAGTACATCGACCTCGCTGTTGACCGTGGCTGGGTCGGACGCGACTCGAAAATCGGTGTAGAGGGTGTGGCGAGGTTGATGGAGCAGCTCATCCAGCGCCAAAGCAACATGCCCAGCCATGGCCCGGTCAGTGAGACCGGCTGGGACACGCAGATACCGTGAGATCGCTGCGGCGGCAGGAATGGCCAGCGCGATTTGGCGAGTGTGCGGGCTCGCCTGGCGCACGGCTTTGCGCAGGCTGGGCGCCAGCGCTTTCGGGTCCGTGAGCTCGCCCTCCCGGATCGCCGCGGCTGGCAGAGGCACCAGACTGAATCCAGTCAGCCGCGGAGGCTGATGGGAGGGGTCAAGCGCGACGGCCTTGATGGCCGTCGCACCCAGGTCGACACCGACAACGCGGCGCTGGCCCCAGTGAGGTAATTTCGGCATCCAACGAAGCGGGCCGGTGGTATACTGCCGGGGTATCGGTTTCCCATGAGCAAGGGCTTTAATGTCACGTATCATCAGGCGCTTCCTGCAGTTTCTGACCGGCCTCGCGGCGCTTGCCCTTCTCGGATTCGGCGGACTTATCGTGGCTTACATTGCCCTCGCGCCGACGCTGCCGAGCGTCGAAGAGGTCCGTAACGTTGAGCTTCAGGTGCCGTTGCGCGTTTACACCGCCGATGGCCAGCTCATCGATGAGTTCGGTGAGATGTGGCGGACCCCGGTTGAGCTCGAAGCGGTCCCGGAGACCCTTAAGCAGGCCTTTATTGCGGCCGAAGATCGGCGCTATCGGGAACACCCAGGGGTAGATTATCAAGGGCTGACGCGGGCGGTTTGGTACCTGGTTCGCACTGGTGAAAAAGGCCCTGGCGGCAGCACAATCACGATGCAGCTCGCCCGCAATCTCTTTCTCACTTCGGAGCGGACCTATCTGCGCAAGCTGCGCGAGATCTTTCTCGCCCTGCGCATCGAGCGGCAGCTCGACAAGGATACGATCCTCGAGCTCTACCTGAATAAGATCTATCTGGGCCAGCGCGCCTATGGTGTGGCGGCGGCAGCCGATGTCTATTACGGACGACCGCTCGCCGAGCTGACCCTGGCGCAGCAGGCGATGATTGCGGGACTGCCCAAGGCACCGTCGGCCTGGAATCCGATTGCCGATGCGGAACGCGCCAGGGAGCGTCGTGCCTATGTGCTCGAGCGCATGCTGGATACCGGCTATATCGATCAGGCCCGCTATGACCTGGCCATGGCCGCGCCGCTGACGGCTGAGCGCCATCGTCGTGAGCGTGAGGCCTCTGCACCCTATGTCGCCGAGATGGCTCGGGACTGGGCAACCGACCGATACGGACGGGAGGAGGCGTACACCGGTGGCTATCAGGTGTTTACCACGATGACCGCGGAGCGGCAGGCGGATGCCCGCAAGGCGGTACGGCGGGGCCTGCATGAATATGACGAGCGACACGGCTATCGCGGGCCGTTGGATCGCCTCGACGTCCCAGCGCTAGATGAGGAAGCGGAGCCGCTATTTGAACGGCTGAGTGAATACCCGAGCCCGGGCGCGCTTGAAGTGGGCTATGTCAGCGGCGTTGGCGAGCAGAGCGCGACGATCCTGACCGCCACCGGTCAGACGATCGAGCTCAGCTGGTCGGGTATGCGCTGGGCTCGGGAGCAGCTGGGCCGCAACGCGATGGGCCCCAATCCTGAGACGGCGGATGACATTCTGAGCGAGGGCGACGTGGTCTATCTACGTCAGGCGGGTGGTGACTGGCGCCTTGCCCAAGTGCCAGAGCCGCAGGCCGGCCTGGTCTCTCTGTCGCCACAGGATGGCCGTATCGAGGCGATCGTGGGCGGCTATGATTTTTCGTTGAGTAAATTCAATCGGGCGCTGCAGGCGGAGCGCCAGCCTGGGTCTGCCTTCAAGCCGTTGGTCTACTCCGCGGCGCTTGAGAACGGACTAACGCCGGCGACCTTAATCAACGACTCGCCGGTGGTGTTTGCTGATGTCTCGCTGGAGGATGTCTGGCGTCCGGAAAATTACAGTGGCCGTGTCTTTGGCCCGACCCGGCTGCGCGAGGCGCTGATTAACTCTCGTAACCTTGTCTCGATTCGAGTGCTTCGACAGATCGGGGTGCAGGACGCGATCCGTCATATCGAAAAGCTCGGAATACCGGGCGATCAGCTGCCACGCAATCTCTCGCTTGCCCTTGGTTCGGGGGAGGTAACCCCCGTAGAGCTGGCCGGGGCCTACACCGCCTTTGCGAACGGCGGGTATGGCGTGACCCCGTATTTCATCGATCGGGTGGTTGAGAACGGCGAGGGGGTCATCTATCGGGCGTATCCGGATCGCGCAATCTCTGCCTCCGAGATGGCACCGGCGCGGCCTTCTGAGGTTGGTCCACAGCGCCCGGATGCGCGGCCCGCAGAGCGTGTCATCGATGAGCGCACAGCCTGGCAGATGCGCTCGATGCTTCAGGACGTGGTGCGTGAGGGGACGGGGCGCTCGGCCCTTCAATTGGGACGCGCGGATCTGGCGGGCAAGACGGGGACGACGAATGACCAGCAAGATGCCTGGTTCTCCGGGTTCGGCGGTGACCTGGTCACGACGGCCTGGGTCGGTTTTGACGAGCTGCAGACGCTTGGTCGGTATGAAACGGGTGGGCGGGCCGCACTGCCGGTCTGGATCCATTTCATGGGCGCCGCGCTGAAAGGCCGGCCAGAGACCGAATGGTCCCGGCCAGCAGGCCTCGTTACCGTGCGGATTGATCCTGAGACCGGCCAGCGCACCGATAGCGACGATGAGCAGGCCATCTTTGAGACCTTCCGAGAGGAGAATCTGCCCAAGCGTGGCACCGAGGCCGATGAAGAGGATGTCTCGGATGGCCGCAGCGGTGGTGATGGCACACCGATCTTCTAACAGGAGTGCAATGACCATGGCACGGGGTAAGGCGAGTCGTGACTCGCGCATGCGCGAGCGGCTCATTCAGGAAGCAGCCAAAATCATGGCGACCGAGGGCGTTGAGGATTTTTCGCTCGCCAAGCGCAAGGCGGCCTTCCACCTTGGGGCGCCGGGGACGACGAATTTGCCCCAGAATCGTGAGATTCAGGCGGCGCTGCAGGACTACCAGCGCCTGTTTGGCGGGGTGCGCCAGCAATCGGCGCTGCAGACCCTACGGGAGGCTGCGCTGGAGGCGATGACTTTCTTTGCGCCATTCAGACCGCGCCTGGCTGGATCCGTGCTGGATGGCACAGCTGGCCCGGAAAGTGCGGTCGACCTGCACTGTTTTGCCGATATCCCCGAGGACGTCGTGCTCTTTTTGCTTGATCAGGAGATCCCGTTCGAGACTGAAGAGCGCCGGATGCGTTTCGACGATGAGTACGCCTTCGTGCCCATGCACCGGTTCATGGCCGGCGACATTGAGATCAAATTAACCGTGTTTGATGAGCTGGCATTGCGCCATCCACCGCGCAGCCCGGTCGACGGCCGGCCGATGCGCCGGGCCAGTCGTGGCGCGGTGGAGGCGTTGATGGACGGCGACGCCTAGCGGCGACGGTGAAGCGGAACGTAATCGCGTCGGGCCGGGCCGGTATAAAGCTGGCGCGGCCGGCCGATACGCTGTTCCGGGTCGGAAAGCATCTCCATCCACTGCGCGATCCAGCCCGGTGTGCGGCCAATGGCGAAGAGGACCGTGAAGAATTCTTTCGGGATCCCGAGTGCCCGGTAAATAATCCCGGAGTAGAAGTCCACATTCGGGTAGAGCTTGCGCTCGACGAAGTAGTCATCAGCCAGGGCAATTTCCTCGAGCCGCATGGCGAGCTCGAGCTGTGGGTCGTTACCGACGCCGAGTTCGTCCAGAACTTCGTGGCAGGTCTTGCGAATGATCGTAGCGCGAGGGTCGTAGTTTTTATAAACCCGATGCCCGAAGCCCATCAGACGGAACGGGTCGTTCTTGTCTTTGGCTTTCTCAATGTATTTCGGTACCTGATCCACGGTGCCGATTTCGCTGAGCATGTTCAGCACCGCCTCATTGGCGCCGCCGTGAGCCGGCCCCCACAGTGCAGCACACCCTGAGCTGATGGCGGCAAACGGGTTGGCGCCCGTGCTGCCCGCCAATCGCACAGTCGAGGTGCTGGCGTTCTGTTCATGGTCGGCATGCAGGATCAGCAGCTGATCAAGCGCCCGTTCAGCGACTGGATTGATTTCAAAGTCTTCGCTCGGCCGTGCGAAGAGCATGTTCAGGAGGTTGCCCGTGTACGACAGTCGGTTGAGCGGATGCACAAAGGGCTCGCCGACCATGTGCTTGAACGCGGCCGCAGCAATCGTGGGCATCTTGGCGATAATCCGATAGGCGCACAGCAGCCGGTTATCCGGATCATTGATATCGATCGTGTCGTGATAGAACGCCGACAGGGAGCCGACAACGCCGGTGAGCATAGCCATCGGATGGGCGTTGTAGTGAAAGCCATTGAAAAAGATCCGCAGGCTTTCATTCACCATGGTGTGGTGGGTGATGGACGTTTCGAAATGCGCCAGCTCGGTTTTGGTCGGCAAATCACCGTGAATGAGCAGGCGGGCGACCTCGAGAAACGAGCTCTGCTCAGCGAGCTGTTCGATGGGGTAGCCACGGTAGAGCAGAATACCCTGATCACCATCGATGAAGGTGATGTCACTCTGGCAGCTGCCGGACGTGCTGTAGCCCGGGTCATAGGTGAAGTAGCCAAGCTCCGAGTGCAGCGTGCGAATGTCGATCAGATCGGGGCCATGTGTGCCGCTGCGGACGGGCATCTCGGCCTGCTTGCCAGTTGCGTTATCGTTAATGGTGACAGTTTTGTCGGCCATGGCTCGACTCCCTGGTGGCGCCAGAGACTGGCGGACTGTGGGGCATCGCTTAACACGGTGACGGGCGGAGTTACCGCTCCAGGGCCCGTCTCAGGCTGGGCAGGGCTTCAGCCCTTGCCGCCCTTCGCCATTGCGCCGTAACGACGCCGGAACTGATCCACCCGGCCGCCACTCGAGAGGACGCGCTGTTTGCCGGTGTAGAACGGGTGACTGGCGCTCGAGATCTCAACTTTTACAAGCGGATACTCTTTGCCGTCTTCCCATTTAATGGTCTCTCCCGTCTGCACGGTCGACCGCGTCAGAAAGGAGAAGTCCGAGGAGATGTCCTGAAACACAACCGGACGATATTCGGGGTGGATGTCTTTTTTCATGATGCTTCCCGACAGACTGGAAATCAGAGCGCGGTATCATAGGGCGTCGCCGCGATCTGTACAAGTGACTTGTTGCAATGCGTGCCGGCGCGGACGGTTGCTGTGAGGCTGGTGCACGTTGCTCGCGAGCGGTAGGATCACGACTTTCGCGGGCTTACCGAACGGGATCGATCGATGTACACCGGCCTCAAACATCTCCACACCACCGTAGCGACACTCACCATCCTGCTGTTCCTGCTCAAAGGGTTCTGGCTGGTGACCGGGTCGGCCATGCTTGAAAAGCGCTGGGCGAAGATCGCGCCCCATGTTGTCAATGGCCTGCTGCTGATTACGGCACTGGGGACGGCGTGGATTGGTTGGAACTGGCCGCTTGTGCCACACGGCTGGATTACCGCCAAGGCGATTGCATTGGTGGCCTACATTGCGCTTGGCATTATTGCCGTCAAACCGGGGCGCCCGGTCGCGGTGCGGGTTCTGGCCTTTGCGGGTGCCGTGGCCGTCTACGGCTACATCGTTATGGTGGCACTCTGGAAGCAGCCCCTCCCGGTCTGACTGGTCACCGGATCGCCGTTGGCCGCGGTGCTAGTCATCATCCCGCCGGGGGGTCAGAACCGGACCGTCGGTGGTGACTTCAAGATGGCACTCGATGGGCCGGCAGCAGACGATGCAATCCTCGATGTAGTCCTGATCGCCCGCCGAGGTGTCAACCAGCGTGGTGAATGCCTCGCCGCAGTACGGGCAGGTGATCGTCAGCTCATCCATCCGTTGACATCGTCATGAAAACGCC contains:
- a CDS encoding deoxyguanosinetriphosphate triphosphohydrolase yields the protein MVSAGGDPLGLAPFASRPSQGRGRRVPEDASDLRNDFQRDRDRIIHSAAFRRLEYKTQVFVNHEGDLFRTRLTHSLEVAQVARTLARAMGLNEDLTEAIALAHDLGHTPFGHAGQEALDACMTPYGGFEHNLQSLRVVDLLEGRYPNFDGLNLTFEAREGLVKRCPTEQAKRLGDVGRRFLDGTQPSLEAQLTNIADEIAYNSHDVDDGLRAGLLDLDELLALDWIAGLHHRASTSHPGLRGRRLVYRIVRDLIADQVHDLIETSQANIDAASPEDPDAARALSHPLIGFSEAMHAQHWTLKQHLHERLYRHYRVHRMTTKAARVIEALFETLMSDTQLLPPQFREAAEARESARGLRGRARVVADYIAGMTDRFALDEHERLLSPKRLT
- the aroB gene encoding 3-dehydroquinate synthase; protein product: MAEATRQVTVALGERQYTIDIGRGLLAQPARLQAAIKARQVVVISNEVVAPLYLAHLQAALKDRQFAAVTLRDGEQEKRLESMLPVFDEMLVNGFDRDCQVVALGGGVIGDLAGFVAATYQRGVDFIQIPTTLLAMVDSSVGGKTGVNHPRGKNMIGAFHQPRAVLADLDVLETLPDREFLAGMAEVIKYALLGDREFLDWLEANLEAVMARDPEALSFVVERACQNKAAIVAADERESGQRALLNLGHTFGHAIEAALGYGEWLHGEAIGAGLCMAAALSERAGWLSPDERQRAETLVERTGLPTRAPGGIGSARFREFMARDKKNRGGALRLVLLRGLGDAIVTADYPAAALEATLASTDHG
- the aroK gene encoding shikimate kinase AroK, producing MSHVDRIFLIGPMGAGKSTIGRRLAEQLGLSFVDLDAALEARTGVDIPRIFDIEGEAGFRRREADLLAELTEQPRICLATGGGAVLNETSQLNLSARGVVIYLRARVDTQLARTRQSDRPLLQGNDPRGRLEALLTERGPIYEALADITIDTEDGNPDRLARLLAERVQDTGLTDNG
- the pilQ gene encoding type IV pilus secretin PilQ translates to MALPRSLTQRMAGYLLVLMSLVGVSTALADEPMRIDVRDMALEELLEQIEALENTPDTGAADTPAPVGNDALTRFIPLKYAQGDSLLPLIDAESARVDTRTNTLVVTGSPAQLAAAQALIKRLDIPVRQVLIEARIVIASDDFSDELGVRFGARREKSFGDITFQLGGTRDADGLLVDLPAGNAAGSAGIAIGKVGSYLLQLELSAMESENRGEIVSSPRVVTASHQRAEIKQGVQIPFEQATSSGATSIAFREAVLGLVVTPQITPDNHIQLALAVNQDSRGEETPDGPAINTQSVRTNVLVADGETVVLGGVFEQTRRTGLRRVPILADLPGVGGLFQRRVRVDDRSELLVFVTPRILENPAAMANAVESSP
- the pilO gene encoding type 4a pilus biogenesis protein PilO, whose product is MAITQPQPPRSRLTMALCGLGALAAGLLAGSWWLFEPARTTLADARLQTRDLTETLEAQRDRLASGPTLNETYAQLQARLADSPVFLPGEPDPSATLAALATEAREAELVIERFAPNIAVTNAEDPYVPISATLQGSWAGIVDFLLQLSHQPRLITLRRFDLEPVNQQDVHEGVRLRADLAAHWRPIDTTVPSLIQPPVPDQQKVTRSDALAQNPFASAEDQNTPQAASWPHYLGRITHGSRIWALIRDLNGQIHRLQTGDRITPTTPNAPRLQVDQIGATSLRLTAVRSAGAEPGTSPINLPLRKRQSSGACPWPCPDR
- a CDS encoding PilN domain-containing protein — its product is MPTGVNLLDWRARQDRRLKRRFLMQMGTLAGIGLAVMFMATRALEGQINAERARHNPLAREIDAGATALVELDRLEIAVSALEDHLAAIETLEATRHARFSAIETALSARPGPVSLDRLSSTDKGLTIAGKTGSSDALTAYTRALAASKTFTSARITTLHSGPARSTTRRHFELVAEAQWR
- the pilM gene encoding type IV pilus biogenesis protein PilM — protein: MPKLPHWGQRRVVGVDLGATAIKAVALDPSHQPPRLTGFSLVPLPAAAIREGELTDPKALAPSLRKAVRQASPHTRQIALAIPAAAAISRYLRVPAGLTDRAMAGHVALALDELLHQPRHTLYTDFRVASDPATVNSEVDVLLVATRRKLIDQRLALLRAAGLHGTLVDIEDHALARLHRRLPQAPASQTIGLLDAGQQSLRFSVIADEEPVHRQSQAFDDITDAEQWIVACRRAVAVYQGSHDARPLDGLHITGGRAHSSLCETLTDSLKLAVTMLDPLTRVTPSQHVDHAALNRASNRLSTATGLALHAGDPDAHWR